A window of the Limanda limanda chromosome 8, fLimLim1.1, whole genome shotgun sequence genome harbors these coding sequences:
- the edc4 gene encoding enhancer of mRNA-decapping protein 4 isoform X2 yields MASGSDIDIEGATQHLRDILKLDRPSSSGSADAQSSGAQRKPSFNGELNGLLGAAGLLGSADRSIMSDSTAPISTDLCSTQQSQIICLSGDDGSTCISITSSNVEIVASQDSSINSKARGSNKVKIQPVAKYDWEHKYYYGRLIAVSNSFLAYAIRGANNHAMIRVLSLSSAERSLLKGFTGAVTDLAFAHLDSSLLGCVDEAGNLMVWQLTCTGNKILDEIVIHIRRPDDTPLNSHRRLIWCPFIQDDSEENQDDASQTLALLHEDRAEVWDLEVLRANHSSWPVDAKVVKEGLITVKGHTQRVSEGALSPDGTVLATASHDGYIKFWQIYIEGRQDKPRCLHELQPHGGRPLSCLLFCDNHKRQDPEVPFWRFLITGADQNQELKLWCTVSWTCLQTIRFSPDPFNSSALPSLKASLDLAAEYLILTDVQRKVLYVMELRQDMEKGKATFTAVSEFLLTHPVLSFGVRDVAHSRLQHTEVLPAEDESESMTTEGIQGPTESKSGIQIKLYCVHTKTLQDVQIWFQPNARSNSALFLPHSDSQDGFAAFSDHLLDQSSDKESGGGSQNDLLKIPSLPAPADFLSNSVSGSGPMPKLMTPDAFMTPSTSVPASPASSASSLTIVTGTSSNSDSTNRALDDHSHSPNRAESSSSSLTLSASTSSPRAASAVLLPGLENLQALASPSGLLSLDNSQIMDSPILQTLASPTRARSPDVISSASTAMSQDMPEIASQTLQLQRGLMSSLEPLPLSALQTDSMASAASALHLLTSPRTANSSLLALELGGADGPVSGALESEPRLSHTPSLLENALSQENPGVGGGSSDGNVIHTPWPAAPDITRETRNSLRDNGLGDCTREESKVHINSPYHRRSYHLSQNDSQDIGADQSDPDDEVTSLASSSGNCGSRSSHRIAVKDWKTSPRGSPKLKRKIKKDDGEMAQSRQMDSAQMNVEVQEELLMLLRSQQRELTELRGQIETMQSSIMAQVDHVLSNHQEQEQRRLERVLAESQNHQQQLQDQLSQHLGHTLSSALTTRLDKVLRDEIKKTVPQTISKSLEPVTGQLNNTIAAKLTAVEVTLKDNVSKVVKSKNTTDAIGRAAAEAMQGPIQAAYKDAFQGIVLPVFERGCQSMFQQINDSFKQGTQDYITQLESHMKNRKQREQEARDPMVGQLQQMIDSFQNSSDQLANNITANVRGEVQHQIQMMVGNLQESILSHVQRIVKGEVGMAMKEQQAVVTSSIMQAMRSAAGTPVPTAHLDYQTQQANILSLLQQGQLNQAFQQALSATDLNLVLYVCETIDSQQVFGQHPCPLSQPVLLSLIQQLSSNLSTRSELKISYLEDAVMNLDHGDPLTRDHMSSVLAQVRPKLFAFLQQDPHSLLSKRARRLMMMLQGLVNH; encoded by the exons ATGGCGTCCGGCTCGGACATAGACATCGAGGGGGCGACCCAGCACCTGCGGGACATCCTGAAGCTCGACCGGcccagcagcagcggcagcgcCG ATGCACAATCCAGTGGTGCTCAGAGGAAGCCTTCTTTTAATGGAGAGCTGAATGGGTTACTGGGGGCAGCCGGCCTTCTGGGAAGCGCTGACAGGTCCATCATGTCAGACTCCACCGCCCCCATCTCCACAGACCTCTGCAGCACCCAGCAGAGTCAGATAAT CTGCCTCTCGGGTGACGATGGCTCCACCTGCATCTCCATCACGTCCAGCAATGTGGAGATTGTGGCAAGTCAAGACTCCAGCATCAACAGCAAGGCGCGAGGCAGcaacaag GTGAAAATTCAACCGGTTGCCAAGTACGACTGGGAACACAAGTATTATTATGGCAGACTGATAGCTGTGTCCAACTCCTTCCTCGCTTATGCCATCAGAG GAGCCAACAACCATGCAATGATTCGTGTCCTGAGTCTGTCTTCTGCTGAGCGTTCCCTGCTGAAGGGATTCACAGGGGCCGTCACAGATCTGGCCTTTGCCCACCTCGACTCCTCTCTGTTGGGTTGTGTAGATGAGGCGGGCAACCTAATGGTCTGGCAACTCACCTGCACTGGAAACAAGATTCT AGATGAGATAGTGATTCATATAAGACGGCCAGATGACACTCCCCTGAACTCCCACAGACGCCTCATCTGGTGTCCGTTCATTCAGGATGACAGCGAGGAGAATCAGGACGACGCCAGCCAGACCCTGGCCCTTCTACACGAAGACAGG GCTGAGGTGTGGGACCTGGAAGTCTTGAGAGCAAACCACAGCAGTTGGCCTGTCGATGCCAAGGTCGTAAAGGAAGGCCTCATCACAGTGAAGGGACATACTCAG CGAGTCAGTGAAGGGGCTTTGTCTCCAGACGGAACCGTGTTAGCCACAGCCAGCCATGATGGATACATCAAGTTCTGGCAGATATACATAGAAGGACGACAGGACAAGCCGAG ATGTCTGCATGAATTGCAACCTCACGGAGGACGTCCCCTCTCCTGCCTTCTTTTCTGTGACAACCACAAGAGACAGGACCCAGA GGTTCCTTTCTGGCGTTTCCTCATAACGGGAGCTGATCAGAACCAGGAGTTGAAGCTGTGGTGCACTGTTTCCTGGACCTGTTTACAGACGATCAG GTTCTCTCCAGATCCGTTCAACTCCTCAGCTCTGCCAAGTTTGAAGGCCAGTCTTGACCTCGCTGCTGAGTATCTCATCCTCACTGACGTACAGAGGAAG GTTTTGTATGTGATGGAGCTGCGGCAGGACATGGAGAAAGGGAAGGCCACTTTCACAGCTGTGTCAGAGTTCCTGCTGACTCACCCTGTGCTCAGCTTCGGAGTCCGGGACGTCGCCCACAGCCGACTGCAGCACACTGAGGTCCTCCCTGCAGAGGATGAGAGTGAGAGCATGactacag AGGGCATTCAAGGACCCACAGAATCCAAGTCCGGAATTCAGATTAAACTCTACTGTGTTCACACCAA GACTCTGCAGGATGTCCAGATCTGGTTTCAACCCAACGCGCGTTCCAATTCTGCACTGTTCCTGCCTCATTCTGATTCTCAGGATGGATTTG CTGCTTTTTCGGACCATCTCCTTGACCAGAGTTCTGACAAAGAGTCAGGAGGTGGATCCCAGAACGACCTGCTGAAGATCCCATCTCTTCCCGCTCCCGCTGACTTCCTGTCTAACTCTGTCTCTGGCAGTGGGCCGATGCCCAAGCTGATGACTCCTGATGCCTTCATGACACCGAGCACTTCG GTACCAGCATCACCAGCCAGCAGCGCCAGCAGTCTGACCATCGTCACGGGTACCAGCAGCAACTCTGACTCAACTAACAG AGCTCTTGACGATCACAGTCACAGTCCTAATAgagctgagagcagcagcagtagtcTCACACTCTCTGCCTCCACCAGCAGCCCCAGAGCTGCTTCTGCTGTACTGCTGCCAGGACTGGAGAACCTACAG GCTTTGGCGTCTCCTAGTGGTCTTCTTTCACTCGACAACTCCCAGATCATGGACTCGCCAATCCTGCAAACACTGGCCTCTCCGACCAGGGCCCGCTCCCCAGATGTCATCTCCTCGGCCTCCACGGCCATGTCCCAGGACATGCCGGAGATCGCATCCCAGACGCTGCAGCTTCAGCGTGGACTCATGTCCAGCTTGGAGCCTTTACCACTTTCTGCTCTTCAGACCGACAGCATGGCgtctgctgcctctgctctgcACCTGCTCACCTCTCCACGCACAGCCAACAGCAG tcttTTAGCCCTGGAACTTGGAGGTGCAGATGGGCCAGTAAGTGGCGCTCTAGAGTCCGAGCCTAGACTCAGCCACACTCCCTCTTTGCTGGAGAATGCCTTATCGCAGGAGAACCCGGGGGTAGGAGGAGGCTCCTCAGATGGAAACGTTATCCACACACCTTGGCCAGCTGCACCCGACatcaccagagaaaccaggaacaGTCTCAGGGACAACGGCCTGGGAGACTG TACAAGGGAAGAGTCAAAGGTGCACATAAACTCCCCGTACCATCGCCGCTCGTATCACCTCTCGCAGAACGACAGTCAGGACATCGGTGCAGATCAGAG CGACCCTGATGATGAGGTGACCAGCCTGGCGTCGTCTTCAGGAAACTGTGGCTCTCGCTCCTCTCACAGGATCGCTGTGAAGGACTGGAAGACGTCACCACGAGGTTCACCAAAACTCAAGAGGAAGATCAAGAAGGATGACGG TGAAATGGCTCAGTCCAGGCAAATGGACTCCGCTCAG ATGAATGTGGAAGTTCAGGAGGAGTTGTTGATGCTCCTGCGCAGCCAGCAGAGGGAGCTGACTGAGCTGCGCGGACAGATCGAAACCATGCAGAGCTCCATCATGGCCCAGGTGGATCATGTCCTGTCCAACCACCAGGAGCAAGAAC AGCGCCGACTGGAACGAGTCCTGGCAGAGAGTCAgaatcaccagcagcagcttcaggatcAGCTCAGCCAGCATCTCGGCCACACCCTCAGCTCCGCGCTCACCACCAGGTTGGACAAAGTGCTACgagatgaaataaagaaaaccgTCCCACAAA CGATTTCAAAGAGCCTGGAGCCTGTGACAGGTCAGCTGAACAACACAATTGCTGCCAAGCTGACCGCTGTGGAGGTCACCCTGAAGGACAACGTCAGCAAGGTGGTCAAATCCAAG AACACGACGGATGCGATTGGTCGAGCCGCAGCTGAGGCGATGCAGGGTCCAATCCAGGCCGCGTACAAAGACGCCTTCCAGGGCATCGTGCTGCCCGTGTTCGAGAGAGGCTGCCAGTCCATGTTCCAGCAAATCAACGACAGCTTCAAACAAGGAACACAAGACT ACATCACACAGCTGGAGAGTCACATGAAGAACCGAaagcagagagagcaggaggccCGAGACCCCATGGTGGGCCAGCTCCAgcagatgattgacagcttccAAAACTCCAGTGATCAACTGGCCAATAACATCACAGCCAACGTCCGAGGCGAAGTCCAGCACCAGATCCAGATGATGGTGGGAAA TCTGCAGGAGTCTATTCTCAGTCACGTCCAGCGGATTGTTAAAGGGGAGGTGGGCATGGCCATGAAGGAGCAGCAGGCCGTGGTCACCTCCAGCATCATGCAGGCCATGAGGTCGGCTGCCGGCACGCCCGTCCCCACAGCTCACCTCGACTACCAGACCCAGCAGGCCAACATCCTGTCGCTCCTCCAGCAGGGCCAGCTCAACCAGGCTTTccagcag GCTCTGTCAGCCACAGATCTGAACCTGGTGCTGTACGTGTGTGAGACCATCGACTCCCAGCAGGTGTTCGGTCAGCACCCCTGCCCCCTGAGCCAGCCCGTGCTGCTGTCGCTCATCCAGCAGCTCTCCTCCAACCTCTCCACCCGCTCCGAGCTCAAAATCAG